One part of the Strigops habroptila isolate Jane chromosome 23, bStrHab1.2.pri, whole genome shotgun sequence genome encodes these proteins:
- the APOF gene encoding apolipoprotein F: protein MPRALLFLLLLLLGAVPMALGAGTGPAALLAELAQHNPPQALPGRGFRCRDLRPAALPGFPALPPRPRALVRAAMALALSVAACSPQAEAEVRGLMRELGPSAAAALLRGLARLRRDPAPEAVSLVLLSLVRPCAAGTPPTADPASESIPVPQCHGAVRRQRDADDACAPPGEQEAHGVLEWVPGVSTFYNLGTSIYYAFQGCEVMASTRALEVAEDLGYASLAAIAAAAGGPVALGVQVGLQPGLRAGVRALITYFTSDGEPPTAPSAHSGPVLIV, encoded by the exons ATGCCCCgggctctgctcttcctcctcctcctcctgctgggGGCCGTGCCCATGGCGCTGGGTGCTGGCACCGGGCCCGCGGCGCTGCTGGCGGAGCTGGCGCAGCACAACCCCCCGCAGGCGCTGCCGGGCCGCGGGTTCCGGTGCCGGGACCTGCGCCCCGCAGCCCTGCCCGGCTTCcccgcgctgccgccgcggcCGCGGGCGCTGGTCCGGGCCGCCATGGCGCTGGCGCTCAGCGTCGCCGCCTGCAGCCCGCAAGCCGAGGCCGAGGTGCGGGGCTTGATGCGGGAGCTCGGTCCCTCCGCGGCCGCCGCGCTGCTGCGGGGGCTGGCGCGGCTGCGGCGGGACCCGGCGCCCGAAGCCGTGTCCCTCGTCCTGCTCAGCTTGGTGCGGCCCTGCGCGGCCGGCACCCCCCCCACCGC GGACCCCGCATCCGAGAGCATCCCGGTGCCGCAGTGCCACGGTGCCGTGCGGCGGCAGCGAGATGCTGACGATGCCTGCGCCCCGCCGGGGGAGCAGGAGGCTCATGGGGTGCTGGAGTGGGTGCCGGGCGTCAGCACCTTCTACAACCTGGGCACCAGCATCTACTACGCCTTCCAGGGCTGCGAGGTCATGGCTTCCACACGGGCGCTGGAGGTGGCCGAGGACCTGGGTTACGCCAGCCTGGCCGCGATTGCCGCTGCCGCCGGTGGCCCCGTGGCGCTGGGGGTGCAAGTGGGGCTCCAGCCGGGGCTCAGGGCCGGTGTACGGGCGCTCATCACATACTTCACCTCGGACGGGGAGCCCCCGACGGCCCCCAGTGCCCACAGTGGCCCCGTGCTCATCGTCTGA
- the TIMELESS gene encoding protein timeless homolog encodes MRELRSSSFWRAVLAEFLGSLLYTLLGLGASLRWAPGPPSVLGAALAFGLAQATLVQVLGHVSGGHVNPAITLAFLMASQLSVARAMGYLLAQVLGALAGAGVLYGVTPAPIRGTLGLSALHPGVGPGQGTVVELLLTAQFVLCVFASFDDRHDGRPGSASLPIGFSLALGHLFGIHYTGASMNPARSFAPAVITRNFTNHWVFWAGPVLGAALGSVLYEFALCPRPRSLAERLAALKGAPPATEPPPAPPAEPLELKTQGFPRAGSRGRGNGPGAAGAPVPAAAAGVGGGNRGRWCPPRTRPPVAGAAPRCMDWYMMNCELLATCSALGYLEGDVYHREPDCLESVKDLIRYLRHEDETRDVRQQLGAAQILQNDLLPILVQYPQDKVLFDAVVRLMVNLTQPALLCFGKVPPDATSRHHFLQVLSYLQAYKEAFASEKVFGVLSEKLYDLLQLDWEQRQEEDTLLIERILLLVRNVLHVPPDPTEEQGVDGDATVHDRVLWVLHISGMDDLLKFLASAQMEQQWALHVLEIISLMFRDQSPEDLAALGQGQAGAEHGEDTRELQSLRQRELAEKRTRALQRPYRHSRFGGSYVLQGLKAIGDRDVVFHKGLHNLKSYSHDLGKEPRRVPRRRQAAPEAELPHRSARNVRLFLRCFCQDFLEGCYNRLMLLVKDQLVREKAQQHDETYYLWACAFFMAFNRHRGFRPELVSETVGVRAFHFIEQNLTTYYEMALMDKKEAVTWARRMHLALKAYQELLRTVQEMDRSPEQAVRDSSQVIKSNIFYLMEYRELFLTLFRKFDETKQPRSFLRDLVETAHLFLRMLEHFCRGRSGLVVQSKRVRRKKQPRAPAATAPQPPSTEELQELWEGLAPQLQACLQGEVSLPEDVVPFDAASETPVEEQRAEALLRIQGCLRDARVPQALRLLRSARDVWPEGDVFGSADAGPPEETRLLRDILFAPLPQHAPPEAEEPEEDEEEEEEEEEETVQVSEKEFNFLDYLKRFACAPVVRALVLLLRGYPRNTPRTNHCAARLLHRLARDLHMEPLLFQLSLFALFNRLLHDPAAGAHQELVALAKFILGKFFALAATNKKAFVELLFWKSPAAAREMSEGYGSLREGEGAGRSRAPPWTPQEEQELRELYWKYKEVEGSDVAGALLAQLPAPGRTRRHVVKHLVRLGLVGSARDLPRQRKGTRIVLWTQEQEEELTRLFEEFRGSDDVLGHILQHLTARRSRARVVDKLLALGLVATRAELYKRRRRKGHGPAPVPGAPAVPAQDSSEDGDSEEEEEDEEEDDEDPMEGSEEGAGQGLAQRLHQEGLAGPLRWLQSCLRRTAGDREEDGTSHAVPLVPLSEENEDAMEDRRFQALLRRLGLRPPDSEQETFWRIPAALTPRQLRRAAASIAHHGPDPSGSPQGLPEPPRCPQDPDPAASPQPPDSESPSPVQPHSKRQRDLDSEDEASGSSGPALPPEDKELQPLGRRKRIRRVEEEEEEG; translated from the exons ATGCGGGAGCTGCGCTCGTCCTCCTTCTGGAGGGCCGTCCTGGCCGAGTTCCTGGGCAGCCTCCTCTATaccctgctggggctgggggcgTCCCTGCGCTGGGCCCCGGGCCCCCCCAGCGTCCTGGGGGCTGCCCTAGCCTTTGGGCTGGCTCAAGCCACCCTAGTGCAGGTGTTGGGTCATGTCAGCGGGGGCCACGTCAACCCGGCCATCACCTTGGCTTTCCTGATGGCCTCACAGCTCTCGGTGGCCCGGGCCATGGGCTACCTGCTGGCACAAGTGCTGGGTGCGCTGGCCGGGGCCGGGGTGCTCTATGGGGTGACACCGGCCCCGATCCGCGGCACCCTCGGTCTCAGCGCG CTACACCCCGGCGTGGGGCCGGGCCAGGGCACGGTGGTGGAGCTGCTCCTGACCGCGCAGTTCGTGCTCTGCGTCTTCGCCAGCTTCGACGACCGCCACGACGGGCGCCCGGGCTCGGCCTCGCTGCCCATCGGCTTCTCCCTCGCCCTCGGCCACCTCTTCGGG ATCCACTACACGGGCGCCAGCATGAACCCGGCGCGCTCCTTCGCGCCCGCCGTCATCACCCGCAACTTCACCAACCACTGG GTGTTCTGGGCGGGTCCGGTGCTGGGCGCGGCGCTGGGCTCGGTGCTGTACGAGTTCGCGCTGTGCCCGCGGCCGCGCAGCCTGGCCGAGCGCTTGGCCGCCCTCAAGGGAGCGCCGCCCGCCACCGAgccgccgcccgcgccgccgGCGGAGCCGCTGGAGCTGAAGACTCAGGGCTT CCCCCGCGCCGGCTCGCGGGGCCGCGGGAACGGGCCGGGAGCGGCGGGAGCTCCGGTACCGGCTGCAGCGGCCGGGGTTGGGGGGGGTAACAGGGGGCGCTGGTGCCCGCCCCGCACAAGGCCCCCGGTTGCCGGCGCCGCGCCGCGCTGCATGGACTGGTACATGATGAACTGCGAGCTCCTCGCTACCTGCAGCGCTCTGGGCTACCTGGAAGGGGACGTGTACCACCGGGAGCCAGACTGCCTCG AGAGCGTCAAGGACCTCATCCGGTACCTGCGCCATGAGGATGAGACCCGGGATGTGCGACAGCAACTTGGGGCAGCCCAGATCCTACAGAACGATCTCCTGCCCATCCTGGTGCAGTACCCGCAGGACAAGGTCCTGTTCGACGCCGTGGTCAG GCTGATGGTGAACCTGACGCAGCCGGCGCTGCTCTGCTTCGGCAAAGTCCCACCGGATGCAACCTCCCGGCACCACTTCCTCCAGGTCTTGTCCTATCTCCAGGCCTATAAAGAG GCGTTTGCCAGTGAGAAAGTCTTTGGGGTGCTCAGTGAGAAGCTCTATGACCTGCTGCAGCTT GACTGGGAGCAGCGGCAGGAGGAGGACACGCTGCTCATCGAGAggatcctgctgctggtgcGCAATGTGCTGCATGTTCCCCCGGACCCCACCGAGGAGCAG gGTGTGGATGGTGACGCCACCGTGCATGAccgggtgctgtgggtgctgcacATCAGCGGCATGGACGATCTGCTCAAGTTCCTGGCCAGCGCCCAGATGGAGCAGCAATGGGCGCTGCATGTCCTGGAGATCATCTCCCTCATGTTCCGTGACCAG AGCCCGGAGGACCTGGCGgcactggggcaggggcaggcggGCGCTGAGCACGGGGAGGACACACGGGAGCTGCAGAGCCTGCGGCAGCGGGAGCTGGCGGAGAAGAGGACCCGAGCGCTGCAGCGCCCGTATAG GCACTCCCGGTTTGGCGGCTCCTACGTCCTGCAGGGCCTGAAGGCGATTGGGGACCGGGATGTGGTGTTCCACAAAGGGCTGCACAAT CTGAAGAGCTACAGCCACGACCTGGGCAAGGAGCCGCGGCGGGTGCCCCGGCGGCGCCAGGCGGCCCCCGAGGCCGAGCTTCCCCATCGCTCCGCACGCAACGTCCGGCTCTTCCTGCGCTGCTTCTGCCAGGACTTCCTGGAGGGCTGCTACAACCGCCTGATGCTGCTGGTCAAG GACCAGTTAGTGCGGGAGAAGGCTCAGCAGCACGATGAGACCTATTACCTGTGGGCTTGTGCCTTCTTCATGGCCTTCAACCGGCACCGGGGCTTCCGCCCGGAGCTGGTGTCGGAGACAGTGGGTGTCCGCGCCTTCCACTTCATCGAGCAGAACCTCACCACCTACTATGAGATGGCATTGATGGACAAGAAGGAGGCCGTGACCTGGGCACGCAG GATGCACTTGGCTCTCAAGGCGTACCAGGAGCTGCTGCGCACGGTGCAGGAGATGGACCGGTCCCCAGAGCAGGCGGTGCGGGACAGCAGCCAGGTCATCAAGA gcaACATCTTCTACCTGATGGAATACCGGGAGCTCTTCCTCACGCTCTTCCGCAAGTTCGACGAGACCAAGCAGCCGCGCAGCTTCCTGCGGGACCTGGTGGAGACGGCGCATCTCTTCCTCCGCATGCTGGAGCACTTCTGCCGCGGCCGCTCCGGCCTCGTGGTGCAG AGCAAGCGTGTGCGGAGGAAGAAGCAGCCCCGTGCGCCTGCAGCCACGGCCCCGCAGCCGCCCAGCAccgaggagctgcaggagctaTGGGAAGGGCTGGCCCCACAGCTCCAGGCTTGCCTGCAG GGCGAGGTGTCCCTCCCCGAGGACGTGGTGCCCTTCGACGCCGCCTCGGAGACGCCGGTGGAGGAGCAACGCGCCGAGGCTCTGCTGCGCATCCAGGGCTGCCTGCGGGATGCTCGGGTCCCCCAGGCCCTGCGGCTGCTCCGCTCTGCCCG GGATGTGTGGCCCGAAGGGGACGTGTTCGGATCCGCCGATGCGGGGCCGCCCGAGGAGACCCGGCTGCTGCGGGACATCCTCTTCGCTCCGCTGCCAC AGCATGCACCCCCCGAGGCTGAGGAGCcggaggaagatgaggaggaggaggaggaagaggaggaagagaccGTGCAGGTGTCGGAGAAGGAGTTCAACTTCCTTGACTACCTGAAACG GTTTGCCTGTGCCCCTGTGGTGCGGgcgctggtgctgctgctgcggggGTACCCCCGCAACACCCCCCGCACCAACCACTGCGCCGCCCGCCTGCTGCACCGCCTGGCCCGCGACCTGCACATGGAGCCGCTGCTCTTCCAGCTCTCCCTCTTCGCCCTCTTCAACCGGCTGCTTCACGACCCCGCCGCCGGCGCGCACCAG GAGCTGGTGGCGTTGGCCAAGTTCATCCTGGGCAAGTTCTTTGCGCTGGCGGCCACCAACAAGAAGGCGTTTGTGGAGCTGCTCTTCTGGAAGAGCCCAGCGGCCGCCCGGGAGATGAGCGAGGGCTACGGCTCCCTGCGGGAGGGAGAGGG ggctggcaggagccGGGCACCCCCCTGGACCCcgcaggaggagcaggagctgcggGAGCTCTATTGGAAGTACAAGGAGGTGGAAG GCTCGGACGTGGCTGGAGCCCTCCTGGCCCAGCTCCCGGCGCCCGGGCGCACGCGGAGGCACGTTGTGAAGCACTTGGTGCGGTTGGGGCTGGTCGGCAGCGCCCGCGACCTCCCGCGGCAGAG GAAGGGCACCCGCATCGTGCTGTGGAcgcaggagcaggaggaggagctgaCGCGGCTCTTCGAGGAGTTCCGGGGCTCGGATG ACGTGCTGGGCCACATCCTGCAGCACCTGACTGCGCGGCGCTCGCGGGCGCGGGTGGTGGACAAGCTGCTGGCGCTGGGGCTGGTGGCGACGCGTGCGGAGCTCTACAAGAGGCGCCGGAGGAAGGGCCATGGCCCTGCACCGGTACCG GGAGCGCCAGCGGTGCCGGCACAGGACAGCTCCGAGGATGGGgacagtgaggaggaggaggaggatgaagaggaggatgatgaagacCCCATGGAGGGGTCTGAGGAAGGGGCCGGGCAGGGCCTGGCGCAGCGGCTGCATCAGGAAG GCCTGGCCGGGCCCCTGCGCTGGCTCCAGAGCTGCCTGCGGAGGACGGCTGGGGACCGCGAGGAGGACG GCACGTCCCACGCGGTGCCGCTGGTGCCGCTCTCGGAGGAGAATGAGGACGCGATGGAGGACCGGCGGTTCCAGGCGCTGCTGCGGCGGCTGGGGCTGCGGCCCCCCGACAGCGAGCAG GAAACCTTCTGGCGCATCCCGGCTGCGCTCACCCCGCGGCAGCTCCGCCGTGCAGCCGCCTCCATCGCCCACCATGGCCCTGACCCCTCGGGGTCCCCCCAGGGGCTGCCGGAGCCACCCCGGTGCCCGCAGGACCCTGATCCAG CAGCATCACCGCAGCCGCCGGATTCAGAGAG ccccagcccgGTGCAGCCACACAGCAAGAGGCAGCGGGACCTTGACAGCGAGGACGAGGCCTCCGGGAGCTCCG GCCCAGCGCTGCCGCCTGAGGAcaaggagctgcagcccctggggaggaggaagcgCATCCGCCGcgtggaagaggaggaggaggaaggttgA
- the MIP gene encoding lens fiber major intrinsic protein: MAPRDALSCAPPTKGFCPTSPPSSHRGGDGDVSRVPPHRPQPHRCAMAIGEEQRSGCLWRAALAEAVATLLFVALVLGSSAAPGPLAPALGGGLAAAALSCTPGAPQANPALTLALLCTRKLGARRAAAALLAQGCGALLAAAGARLALPEDTGLVTRVSAEGTAGQALAWETLATIPLALATFATSSRAPPHGGGGLVLGSAVAAGALAAGPVSGGSMNPARSLGPALVTGVWDDHWVYWLGPVLGSVLAGLCHEFLLAPGASRDKLRSCLACRDVALVEATSPAPSSPPTHSPPA; this comes from the exons ATGGCACCCAGAGATGCTCTGAGCTGTGCCCCCCCCACCAAAGGGTTctgccccacatctcccccCTCCTCACACCGCGGGGGGGACGGGGACGTGTCTCGGGTGCCCCCACACCGCCCTCAGCCCCACCGCTGCGCCATGGCCATCGGGGAG GAGCAGCGCAGCGGGTGCCTGTGGCGCGCGGCGCTGGCGGAGGCCGTGGCCACGCTGCTGTTCGTGGCgctggtgctgggctcctcGGCAGCCCCGGGGCCGCTGGCGCCGGCGCTGGGGGGGGGCCTGGCGGCCGCGGCGCTGAGCTGCACCCCCGGGGCGCCCCAGGCCAACCCCGCGCTCACCCTGGCCCTGCTCTGCACCCGCAAGCTGGGTGCCCGGCGCGCGGCCGCGGCGCTGCTGGCCCAGGGCTGCGGGGCCCTGCTGGCGGCTGCGGGCGCCCGCCTGGCGCTGCCGGAGGACACCGGGCTCGTCACCAGG GTGAGCGCGGAGGGGACGGCAGGACAGGCCCTGGCCTGGGAGACCTTGGCCACCATCCCGCTGGCTTTGGCCACCTTCGCCACCTCCTCCCGGGCACCCccccatggcgggggggggctgGTCCTGGGCAGCGCCGTGGCTGCTGGTGCCTTGGCTGCG GGGCCGGTCTCGGGGGGCAGCATGAACCCCGCGCGCTCGCTGGGTCCAGCCCTTGTCACCGGTGTCTGGGACGACCACTGG gtgTACTGGCTGGGGCCGGTGCTGGGCTCGGTGCTGGCCGGGCTCTGCCATGAGTTCCTCCTGGCTCCCGGCGCATCCCGGGACAAGCTCCGGTCCTGCCTGGCCTGCAGGGACGTGGCGCTGGTCGAGGCCACCAGCCCGGCCCCTTCCTCACCCCCCACCCACAGCCCCCCGGCCTGA
- the RBMS2 gene encoding RNA-binding motif, single-stranded-interacting protein 2 isoform X2, translating to MELIGAAPSRPIAALGPGGASSASRLSPGRDVRRGPAPAPSLGRMLLSVPPRSGLPAFAYNKSGKKPYVPPAQPLGPPSPSPAGGATDQLSKTNLYIRGLHPGTTDQDLVKLCQPYGKIVSTKAILDKTTNKCKGYGFVDFDSPTAAQKAVTALKASGVQAQMAKQQEQDPTNLYISNLPLGVDEQELEALLKPFGQVVSTRILRDPHGASRGVGFARMESTEKCEAVITHFNGKYIKTPPGVPAPPDPLLCKFADGGQKKRQSQGKFVPNGRAWARDGDAGTVTLAYDPATALQNGFYPAPYGLAPSRMIAPTALAPYLPSPVSSYQVHGPAWMHPSYLVQPTVSRGGGWGGSVGAPPTVSETPPTVIISRPLRAKPRPL from the exons ATGGAGCTCATCGGGGCGGCCCCGTCCCGTCCCATCGCGGCGTTAGGACCCGGCGGTGCCAGCTCCGCTTCCCGGCTGTCTCCCGGGCGTGACGTCAGGCGCGGGCCCGCCCCGGCCCCTTCGCTCGGCAGAATGCTGCTCTCGGTGCCGCCGCGCTCGGGCCTCCCCGCCTTCGCCTACAACAAGAGCGGCAAGAAG CCCTATGTGCCGCCAGCGCAGCCGCTgggcccccccagccccagccccgcgggGGGGGCCACGGACCAGCTCAGCAAGACCAACCTCTACATCCGGGGGCTGCACCCCGGCACCACGGACCAGGACCTGGTGAAGCTCTGCCAGCC GTACGGGAAGATTGTCTCCACCAAAGCCATCCTGGACAAGACAACCAATAAGTGCAAAG GTTATGGTTTCGTTGACTTCgacagccccacagcagcccagAAGGCAGTGACAGCGCTCAAGGCCAGTGGGGTGCAGGCACAGATGGCCAAG caacAGGAGCAGGACCCCACCAACCTCTACATCTCGAACCTGCCGCTGGGGGTGGAcgagcaggagctggaggcgCTGCTGAAGCCCTTCGGGCAGGTCGTGTCCACCCGCATCCTGCGGGACCCGCACGGTGCCAGCCGTGGTGTGGGCTTCGCACG GATGGAGTCCACGGAGAAGTGCGAGGCCGTCATCACCCACTTCAATGGGAAGTACATCAAGACCCCCCCCGGGGTGCCAG cccccccgGACCCACTGCTCTGCAAGTTCGCGGATGGGGGCCAGAAGAAGCGGCAGAGCCAGGGCAAGTTCGTGCCCAACGGGAGAGCCTGGGCCCGGGACGGCGACGCG GGCACAGTGACCTTGGCCTATGACCCTGCGACAGCGCTGCAGAACGG gTTCTACCCAGCGCCCTATGGCCTGGCCCCCAGCCGGATGATCGCCCCCACGGCCCTGGCCCCATACCTGCCCTCCCCTGTGTCCTCCTACCAG GTCCATGGTCCCGCCTGGATGCACCCGTCGTACCTGGTGCAGCCCACGGTGAgccggggtggggggtggggggggagcgTGGGAGCCCCGCCCACTGTGAGCGAAACCCCGCCCACTGTGATCATATCCCGCCCACTGCGAGCGAAACCCCGCCCACTGTGA
- the RBMS2 gene encoding RNA-binding motif, single-stranded-interacting protein 2 isoform X1, whose product MLLSVPPRSGLPAFAYNKSGKKQPYVPPAQPLGPPSPSPAGGATDQLSKTNLYIRGLHPGTTDQDLVKLCQPYGKIVSTKAILDKTTNKCKGYGFVDFDSPTAAQKAVTALKASGVQAQMAKQQEQDPTNLYISNLPLGVDEQELEALLKPFGQVVSTRILRDPHGASRGVGFARMESTEKCEAVITHFNGKYIKTPPGVPAPPDPLLCKFADGGQKKRQSQGKFVPNGRAWARDGDAGTVTLAYDPATALQNGFYPAPYGLAPSRMIAPTALAPYLPSPVSSYQVHGPAWMHPSYLVQPTVSRGGGWGGSVGAPPTVSETPPTVIISRPLRAKPRPL is encoded by the exons ATGCTGCTCTCGGTGCCGCCGCGCTCGGGCCTCCCCGCCTTCGCCTACAACAAGAGCGGCAAGAAG CAGCCCTATGTGCCGCCAGCGCAGCCGCTgggcccccccagccccagccccgcgggGGGGGCCACGGACCAGCTCAGCAAGACCAACCTCTACATCCGGGGGCTGCACCCCGGCACCACGGACCAGGACCTGGTGAAGCTCTGCCAGCC GTACGGGAAGATTGTCTCCACCAAAGCCATCCTGGACAAGACAACCAATAAGTGCAAAG GTTATGGTTTCGTTGACTTCgacagccccacagcagcccagAAGGCAGTGACAGCGCTCAAGGCCAGTGGGGTGCAGGCACAGATGGCCAAG caacAGGAGCAGGACCCCACCAACCTCTACATCTCGAACCTGCCGCTGGGGGTGGAcgagcaggagctggaggcgCTGCTGAAGCCCTTCGGGCAGGTCGTGTCCACCCGCATCCTGCGGGACCCGCACGGTGCCAGCCGTGGTGTGGGCTTCGCACG GATGGAGTCCACGGAGAAGTGCGAGGCCGTCATCACCCACTTCAATGGGAAGTACATCAAGACCCCCCCCGGGGTGCCAG cccccccgGACCCACTGCTCTGCAAGTTCGCGGATGGGGGCCAGAAGAAGCGGCAGAGCCAGGGCAAGTTCGTGCCCAACGGGAGAGCCTGGGCCCGGGACGGCGACGCG GGCACAGTGACCTTGGCCTATGACCCTGCGACAGCGCTGCAGAACGG gTTCTACCCAGCGCCCTATGGCCTGGCCCCCAGCCGGATGATCGCCCCCACGGCCCTGGCCCCATACCTGCCCTCCCCTGTGTCCTCCTACCAG GTCCATGGTCCCGCCTGGATGCACCCGTCGTACCTGGTGCAGCCCACGGTGAgccggggtggggggtggggggggagcgTGGGAGCCCCGCCCACTGTGAGCGAAACCCCGCCCACTGTGATCATATCCCGCCCACTGCGAGCGAAACCCCGCCCACTGTGA
- the BAZ2A gene encoding bromodomain adjacent to zinc finger domain protein 2A, giving the protein MAPDMEANNHFTFTSAPAASGPKPASASGDSPFAPSSALGFSPQGKSLNGGMNVNGFSTVSHPSTSGTLAPSSPPAGTQPLRSYDCLWDYAPYPGTGGLKDGRAATPPLFPLNGTEPRSPGHGTNLRAPAQELWGNGTAGPMGLNFDSQELYDSFHEQSFELMQNGPPGFYGAAQPFSLPPEEPGTGDGGTDAAAKEIPAALTENGGGLVGSMELEEAQPDLKMCSYNGAAPGAGGPGLGDASPIAPRLEDAHILSEDPLEPFGSLGTDPGAGDLYAMDDSQLVSDKSPLGDPPDLHDGPFSLLPPPLLTGPGSPALHDSSVELNSSSHAGLEESGSLELDPAMETPESPAPSEEEEEEEEEEEEEAADSSPEAPSAPGAAVLSSSASGDVPRRRIATQEEVRFPLQHGWRREVRIKKGNHRWQGETWYYGPCGKRMKQFPEVIKYLSRNVVQDVRREHFSFSPRMPVGDFYEERDTPEGVQWVKLSPEEIPSRIQAITGKRGRPRNAEKTKAKEAPAAKRGRGRPPKAKMVDLLSKTDARLLKRLEAQEVLSDEDKLKMSKIKKKMRRKAKNKQKQEAKAPRAKEAKKKCKAKEKKGKAEKGKEKARPKEKKGKGARKADKGLAAQRRLEERQRQQLILEEMKKPTEDMCLGDHQPLPALSRIPGLVLPGAAFSQCLAVVEFLQSYGRVLGLEPGRDVPSLSALQDGLLGLGDSAGRLQDLLVRLLRAALGDPGMPPYCQWAGLWSQWAGLR; this is encoded by the exons ATGGCACCGG ATATGGAAGCAAACAACCATTTCACCTTCACCTCCGCACCCGCTGCCTCAGGACCGAAACCCGCCTCTGCCTCAGGGGACAGCCCCTTCGCCCCCAGCTCCGCGCTCGGCTTCTCCCCGCAAGGGAAAA GTCTGAACGGGGGCATGAATGTCAATGGCTTCTCTACTGTATCTCACCCCAGTACTTCAGGGACCTTGGCCCCCAGCTCGCCACCCGCGGGCACACAGCCCCTCCGCTCCTATGACTGCCTATGGGACTACGCTCCGTACCCCGGCACCGGCGGCCTCAAGGATGGCCGCGCCGCCACCCCGCCGCTGTTCCCGCTCAACGGCACCGAGCCCCGGTCCCCGGGACACGGCACCAACCTCCGCGCGCCCGCGCAGGAGCTGTGGGGCAACGGCACCGCCGGCCCCATGGGGCTCAACTTCGACTCGCAGGAGCTCTATGACTCCTTCCACGAGCAGAGCTTCGAGCTGATGCAGAACGGGCCGCCGGGTTTCTATGGGGCTGCTCAGCCCTTCTCGCTGCCGCCGGAGGAGCCGGGTACCGGTGATGGAGGCACCGACGCCGCAGCCAAAGAGATCCCGGCTGCTCTAACGGAGAACGGCGGCGGGCTGGTGGGCAgcatggagctggaggaggcGCAGCCGG ACCTGAAGATGTGCAGCTACAACGGGGCTGCCCCCGgcgcgggggggccggggctgggggaCGCGTCGCCCATCGCCCCCCGGCTGGAGGATGCTCATATCCTCAGCGAGGACCCTCTGGAGCCCTTTGGGTCGCTGGGCACAG aTCCCGGTGCCGGGGATCTCTACGCTATGGACGACTCGCAGCTCGTGAGCGACAAGTCCCCCCTTGGGGACCCCCCCGACCTGCACGATGGCCCCTTCAGCCTCCTGCCCCCCCCGCTGCTCACCGGGCCCGGCTCGCCCGCACTGCACG ACAGCAGCGTggagctgaacagcagcagccacgCGGGGCTGGAGGAGTCGGGGTCCCTGGAGCTGGACCCCGCGATGGAGACCCCGGAGTCGCCGGCCCCAtccgaggaggaggaggaagaggaggaggaggaggaggaagaagctgcCGACAGCAGCCCGGAGGCTCCATCCGCACCGGGCGCCGCGGTGCTGAGCTCCTCAGCATCAG GTGATGTCCCGCGCCGGCGCATCGCCACGCAGGAGGAGGTGCGCTTCCCCCTGCAGCACGG GTGGAGGCGCGAGGTGCGGATCAAGAAGGGGAACCACCGGTGGCAGGGAGAGACGTGGTACTATGGGCCGTGTGGGAAGAGGATGAAGCAGTTCCCGGAGGTGATCAAG TACCTAAGCAGGAACGTGGTGCAGGACGTGCGGCGCGAGCACTTCAGCTTCAGCCCTCGCATGCCGGTGGGAGACTTCTACGAGGAGCGGGACACGCCGGAG GGTGTGCAGTGGGTGAAGCTGAGCCCCGAGGAGATCCCCTCCCGCATCCAGGCCATCACGGGCAAGCGCGGCCGGCCCCGCAACGCCGAGAAGACCAAGGCCAAGGAGGCGCCGGCGGCCAAACGCGGCCGGGGCCGGCCCCCCAAGGCCAAGATGGTGGATTTGCTGAGCAAGACGGATGCGAGGCTGCTCAAGAGGCTGGAGGCACAAG AGGTGCTGAGCGatgaagacaagctgaaaatgagcaagatcaagaagaaaatgaggaggaag GCTAAGAACAAGCAGAAGCAAGAAGCCAAAGCGCCCAGAGCGAAGGAGGCCAAGAAGAAGTGCAAG GCCAAGGAGAAGAAGGGCAAAGCGGAGAAGGGCAAAGAGAAAGCCCGTCCCaaggagaagaaggggaagggggcTCGGAAGGCGGACAAGGGGCTGGCGGCGCAGCGGCGGCTGGAGGAGCGGCAGCGCCAGCAGCTCATCCTGGAGGAGATGAAGAAGCCGACGGAGGACATGTGCCTCGGGGACCACCAG CCGCTGCCGGCGCTGTCGCGCATCCcggggctggtgctgccggGCGCAGCCTTCTCGCAGTGCCTGGCGGTGGTGGAGTTCCTGCAGAGCTACGGGCGGGTGCTGGGCCTGGAGCCGGGCAGGGACGTGCCGAGCCTGAGCGCGCTGCAGGACGGGCTCCTGGGGCTGGGCGACAGCGCGGGACGGCTGCAGGACCTGCTGGTGCGGCTGCTGCGTGCCGCGCTCGGAGACCCCGGCATGCCGCCCTACTGCCAG TGGGCGGGACTATGGTCACAGTGGGCGGGGCTACGATAA